A part of Streptomyces sp. NBC_00557 genomic DNA contains:
- a CDS encoding transglycosylase SLT domain-containing protein: MPKNILNRAHSLVLTKQRQIAVAGVAALGTAAIALSAVPGNSGTVTTGASAADTAQVAADAQVAADAQLKNVKGTVTDQLAPQTVKLDAFAAQKKAADAAAAKQRAEAAAKKAAADAAARKAAQDRAAKEAASRSAERPQMELVSAKTYANNLDGWIRHSLDIMRAKGIPGSYNGIYRNVMRESSGNPNAINNWDINAQNGIPSKGLLQVIDPTFRAYHVAGTSWNIYDPVANITAACNYAAHRYGSMDNVNSAY, encoded by the coding sequence ATGCCCAAGAACATCCTCAATCGTGCTCATAGTCTGGTCCTGACCAAGCAGCGCCAGATCGCCGTCGCCGGCGTCGCCGCGCTCGGCACCGCCGCCATCGCCCTCTCGGCCGTCCCCGGCAACTCCGGCACCGTCACCACCGGCGCCTCCGCCGCCGACACCGCCCAGGTCGCCGCCGACGCCCAGGTCGCCGCCGACGCCCAGCTGAAGAACGTCAAGGGCACGGTCACCGACCAGCTCGCTCCCCAGACGGTCAAGCTCGACGCGTTCGCCGCGCAGAAGAAGGCCGCCGACGCCGCCGCCGCCAAGCAGCGCGCCGAGGCCGCCGCGAAGAAGGCCGCCGCCGACGCCGCCGCCAGGAAGGCCGCGCAGGACCGAGCCGCCAAGGAGGCCGCGAGCCGCTCCGCCGAGCGCCCGCAGATGGAGCTGGTGTCCGCCAAGACGTACGCGAACAACCTCGACGGCTGGATCCGGCACTCGCTGGACATCATGCGCGCCAAGGGCATCCCCGGCAGCTACAACGGCATCTACCGCAACGTGATGCGCGAGTCCTCGGGCAACCCCAACGCCATCAACAACTGGGACATCAACGCCCAGAACGGCATTCCGTCCAAGGGTCTGCTGCAGGTCATCGACCCGACGTTCCGTGCCTACCACGTGGCCGGCACCTCCTGGAACATCTACGACCCGGTCGCCAACATCACGGCCGCCTGCAACTACGCGGCGCACCGCTACGGCTCCATGGACAACGTCAACAGCGCGTACTGA
- a CDS encoding NfeD family protein, with the protein MNDIDAWVWWLVGAAALGIPLVVTAMPEFGMLAVGAVAAAVAAALGLDAVLQVLVFVVVSVALIAVVRPIAARHSRQRPQLATGIDALKGRQAVVLERVDGSGGRIKLAGEVWSARALDTGRAYEVGQEVDVVDIEGATAIVI; encoded by the coding sequence GTGAACGACATCGACGCATGGGTGTGGTGGCTCGTCGGCGCGGCGGCACTCGGAATCCCGCTCGTCGTCACCGCCATGCCGGAGTTCGGCATGCTCGCGGTCGGAGCGGTCGCGGCCGCCGTCGCCGCCGCACTCGGCCTCGACGCCGTGCTCCAGGTCCTCGTGTTCGTCGTCGTCTCGGTCGCACTCATCGCCGTGGTCCGCCCCATCGCGGCCCGGCACAGCAGACAGCGCCCCCAACTCGCCACCGGCATCGACGCGTTGAAGGGCAGGCAGGCCGTCGTCCTGGAACGCGTCGACGGTTCCGGCGGCCGTATCAAGCTCGCCGGAGAGGTCTGGTCGGCCCGCGCGCTCGACACCGGCCGCGCCTACGAAGTGGGCCAGGAGGTGGACGTCGTGGACATCGAAGGGGCCACCGCCATCGTCATCTGA
- a CDS encoding chaplin: MKNLKKAAAVTMVAGGLVAAGAGLASATTGSWACGEAHGSPGVGSGNVVQVPVHVPVNAVGNSVSVIGVLNPAFGNLGLNH, from the coding sequence GTGAAGAACCTGAAGAAGGCAGCCGCCGTGACGATGGTGGCCGGTGGCCTCGTGGCCGCCGGAGCGGGCCTGGCCTCCGCCACGACCGGCAGCTGGGCCTGCGGCGAGGCCCACGGCTCCCCGGGCGTCGGCTCGGGCAACGTCGTCCAGGTCCCGGTACACGTCCCGGTGAACGCGGTCGGCAACAGCGTGAGCGTCATCGGCGTGCTGAACCCGGCCTTCGGCAACCTCGGCCTCAACCACTGA
- a CDS encoding S-adenosylmethionine:tRNA ribosyltransferase-isomerase has translation MSRGTGVPPLARRRTWGKVPEGLSARVPAEQRGPGLDRDAVRLLVSRGEEVTHHAFGELPPLLRAGDLLVVNTSPTLAAAVDGRIGHARVVVHFSTRGDDGRWAVELREPDGRGTTRARAGTRTGTEVKLPGAGRLVLEEPVSPRGERLWWARPDGDVLGLLRAHGRPIRYAYTERDQPLSVYQTVFALPSADGSGSAEMPSAARPFTTRLVTELVSRGVLFAPVTLHTGVASAEAHEPPYPERFAVPEASARLINAVKAQQSGHGASWAGRVIAVGTTAVRAVESATGPDGRVRGAAGWTDLVVTPERGVRVVDGLLTGLHEPEASHLLMLEAVAGRAAVDRAYEEAVRGRYLWHEFGDVHLILPEESPHSEHCDGNTW, from the coding sequence GTGAGCAGGGGCACGGGGGTCCCTCCGCTCGCGCGGAGGCGGACGTGGGGGAAGGTGCCGGAGGGGCTGTCCGCGCGCGTGCCCGCCGAGCAGCGGGGGCCGGGGCTGGACCGGGACGCCGTACGGCTGCTGGTGTCGCGCGGTGAGGAGGTGACGCATCACGCGTTCGGTGAGCTGCCGCCGCTGCTGCGGGCCGGGGACCTGCTGGTGGTGAACACCTCGCCCACGCTGGCCGCGGCGGTGGACGGGCGGATCGGGCACGCGCGCGTGGTGGTGCATTTCTCCACGCGCGGCGACGACGGCCGGTGGGCGGTCGAGCTGCGGGAACCGGACGGACGGGGTACCACGCGCGCGCGTGCGGGCACGCGTACGGGTACGGAGGTGAAGCTGCCCGGGGCCGGCCGGCTGGTGCTGGAGGAGCCCGTGAGCCCGCGCGGGGAGCGGCTGTGGTGGGCCCGGCCGGATGGTGACGTCCTCGGGCTGCTGCGCGCGCACGGGCGGCCCATCCGCTACGCGTACACGGAGCGGGATCAGCCGCTGTCGGTGTACCAGACGGTGTTCGCGCTGCCGTCGGCGGACGGGTCGGGCAGTGCGGAGATGCCGAGCGCGGCGCGGCCCTTCACCACGCGTCTGGTGACGGAGCTGGTGAGCCGGGGGGTCCTGTTCGCCCCGGTCACCCTGCACACGGGCGTGGCGTCGGCGGAGGCGCACGAGCCGCCGTATCCGGAGCGGTTCGCGGTGCCGGAGGCGTCCGCGCGGCTGATCAACGCGGTGAAGGCGCAGCAGTCGGGGCACGGCGCGTCCTGGGCCGGCCGGGTGATCGCGGTCGGTACGACGGCCGTGCGCGCGGTGGAGTCGGCGACCGGGCCGGACGGGAGGGTGCGGGGGGCCGCCGGCTGGACGGATCTGGTCGTGACGCCGGAGCGCGGGGTGCGGGTGGTGGACGGGCTGCTGACCGGGCTGCACGAGCCGGAGGCCTCGCATCTGCTGATGCTGGAGGCGGTCGCGGGGCGGGCCGCGGTCGACCGCGCGTACGAGGAGGCCGTCCGGGGGCGCTATCTGTGGCACGAGTTCGGCGACGTGCATCTCATCCTGCCGGAGGAGAGCCCTCACTCAGAGCATTGCGATGGCAACACTTGGTGA
- a CDS encoding streptophobe family protein: MRSATNAGAAAGTGRHPATVPWKDVLLSAIAAVSWALAGMAGTAALGLHLLQADSTASLGPMTAAVVALAAGGSVSPSGDVSAFGLKGAEAHTAVEITPLGVSLAGALLLSWFFLRSLRRAGVVVAPAELLARAGTVVVLFVAVLGGLAWAGHDVVTLDGGSLGLDRLPGTGGKGGGLSIPGIGDVGGLLPDRLGDLVHAKASVGFTVDTTATLLGGALWCAGVLLIALLASRRAPLPPGWSVVHRAVRPAVSALATVLLVAVAAGLAAAAYAAAGDDHPARIAGAALLGDPNGVWLGLPLGLLVPWDGHATGALAAFLPHPLDRLLTAHADRPVTLGRLAGLDSRVWLLAVAASLAMLLAGTLTAVRTPVGRSVVGRQAEGAFGFAARCGLRLGLTTALALPLLVRLTGVSVSSSLSVLGFDAFDADVDLHGRLGPALLLGAAWGAAAGVLGALAACAAGAAGARAVPAARLAAGAGRGERGATAEAAAAGAGGDGARADRGALGGDGGDSAYGGGGGAGPYTPGTPYRPPNPDTNPYLRVPEDPRAPEYVREEATGAGPAEVPDDVYGAPTIAGPLDGAPPPRRHGTARRRDRSQGTDGTEWPPPPPPPPAPPGKRKPRG; this comes from the coding sequence ATGAGGTCAGCCACGAACGCCGGGGCCGCCGCCGGGACCGGACGACACCCCGCGACGGTGCCCTGGAAGGACGTCCTGCTGTCCGCGATCGCCGCGGTGAGCTGGGCGTTGGCCGGGATGGCGGGCACGGCCGCGCTCGGGCTGCACCTGCTCCAGGCGGACTCCACCGCCTCATTGGGCCCCATGACAGCGGCAGTTGTGGCACTCGCGGCGGGTGGTTCGGTCTCGCCGTCGGGCGATGTCTCCGCCTTCGGGCTGAAGGGCGCCGAGGCCCACACCGCCGTCGAGATCACGCCACTCGGGGTCAGTCTCGCGGGTGCCCTGCTGCTGTCGTGGTTCTTCCTGCGGTCCCTGCGCAGGGCGGGAGTTGTCGTCGCGCCCGCCGAACTCCTCGCCCGCGCGGGCACGGTGGTCGTCCTCTTCGTGGCGGTGCTGGGCGGTCTGGCCTGGGCCGGTCATGACGTCGTCACCCTCGACGGCGGCTCGCTCGGCCTGGACAGGCTGCCGGGCACGGGCGGCAAGGGCGGCGGACTGAGCATCCCCGGCATCGGCGACGTCGGCGGACTGCTGCCGGACCGGCTCGGCGACCTCGTCCACGCCAAGGCCTCGGTCGGCTTCACCGTGGACACGACGGCCACGCTGCTCGGCGGCGCCCTCTGGTGCGCCGGTGTCCTGCTGATCGCCCTGCTCGCCTCCCGGCGCGCTCCCCTGCCGCCGGGCTGGTCCGTCGTGCACCGGGCGGTACGGCCGGCGGTGTCGGCGCTCGCCACCGTGCTGCTGGTGGCCGTCGCGGCGGGGCTCGCGGCGGCGGCGTACGCGGCCGCCGGGGACGACCACCCGGCGCGGATCGCCGGCGCGGCCCTCCTCGGCGATCCGAACGGGGTCTGGCTCGGTCTCCCGCTCGGTCTCCTCGTCCCCTGGGACGGCCACGCCACCGGCGCCCTCGCCGCGTTCCTCCCGCACCCGCTGGACCGACTCCTCACCGCGCACGCCGACCGCCCCGTGACACTCGGCCGGCTGGCCGGCCTGGACAGCCGGGTGTGGCTGCTGGCCGTGGCCGCGAGCCTGGCCATGCTGCTGGCGGGCACCCTGACGGCGGTGCGGACACCGGTGGGGCGGTCGGTGGTGGGGCGGCAGGCCGAGGGTGCCTTCGGCTTCGCCGCCCGCTGCGGCCTGCGGCTCGGTCTCACGACCGCGCTCGCCCTGCCCCTGCTCGTCCGGCTGACGGGCGTGTCCGTGTCCTCCTCCCTGTCCGTCCTCGGCTTCGACGCCTTCGACGCGGACGTCGACCTGCACGGCCGCCTCGGCCCGGCCCTCCTTCTGGGCGCGGCCTGGGGCGCGGCCGCAGGGGTCCTCGGCGCCCTCGCGGCGTGCGCGGCGGGCGCGGCGGGGGCGCGTGCGGTGCCGGCGGCTCGGCTGGCGGCGGGGGCCGGCCGGGGCGAACGCGGCGCAACGGCGGAGGCGGCGGCCGCCGGGGCGGGCGGCGACGGGGCCCGGGCGGACCGGGGTGCCCTGGGCGGGGACGGCGGGGACTCGGCGTACGGGGGTGGCGGCGGTGCAGGGCCGTACACGCCGGGTACGCCGTACCGGCCGCCGAACCCGGACACGAATCCCTATCTCCGGGTGCCCGAGGATCCCCGGGCGCCGGAGTACGTGCGCGAGGAGGCTACGGGGGCCGGGCCTGCGGAAGTCCCGGACGACGTCTACGGCGCCCCGACCATCGCGGGGCCCCTCGACGGCGCTCCCCCTCCGCGGCGCCACGGCACGGCACGGCGCCGTGACCGCTCCCAGGGCACGGACGGCACCGAGTGGCCGCCCCCGCCCCCGCCGCCCCCGGCACCACCGGGGAAGCGGAAGCCCCGCGGCTGA
- a CDS encoding response regulator transcription factor, whose protein sequence is MADAIRVLLVDDHQVVRRGLRTFLEVQDDIEVVGEAADGAEGVARAEELRPDVVLMDVKMPGMDGIEALRRLRELDHPARVLIVTSFTEQRTVVPALRAGAAGYVYKDVDPDALAGAIRSVHAGHVLLQPEVAGALLSQEEANSGQGRAGSLTEREREVLGLIADGRSNREIARALVLSEKTVKTHVSNILMKLDLADRTQAALWAVRHGVTG, encoded by the coding sequence GTGGCTGACGCGATCAGGGTGCTGCTCGTCGACGACCACCAGGTCGTCCGGCGGGGCCTGCGCACCTTTCTGGAGGTGCAGGACGACATAGAGGTCGTCGGCGAGGCCGCCGACGGTGCCGAGGGAGTCGCCCGCGCCGAGGAACTGCGGCCGGACGTCGTCCTGATGGACGTCAAGATGCCCGGCATGGACGGCATCGAGGCCCTGCGCCGACTGCGCGAGCTCGACCACCCCGCGCGCGTGCTCATCGTCACCAGCTTCACCGAGCAGCGCACCGTCGTACCGGCCCTGCGCGCGGGCGCCGCCGGGTACGTCTACAAGGACGTGGACCCCGACGCCCTCGCCGGGGCCATCCGCTCCGTGCACGCCGGCCACGTCCTGCTGCAGCCCGAGGTCGCCGGCGCCCTGCTCTCCCAGGAGGAGGCCAACTCGGGCCAGGGCAGAGCCGGTTCGCTCACCGAGCGGGAGCGCGAGGTGCTCGGCCTGATCGCGGACGGCCGCTCCAACCGGGAGATCGCCCGCGCCCTCGTGCTCTCCGAGAAGACCGTCAAGACGCACGTCTCCAACATCCTCATGAAACTCGACCTCGCCGACCGCACGCAGGCCGCGTTGTGGGCCGTGCGCCACGGCGTGACCGGCTGA
- a CDS encoding ABC transporter ATP-binding protein gives MSDVLELQDVSVVREGRALVDQVSWSVKEGERWVILGPNGAGKTTLLNVASSYLFPSKGTATILGDTLGKVDVFELRPRIGMAGIALAEKLPKRQTVLETVLTAAYGMTAHWQEEYDEVDEQRARAFLDRLGMSDFLDRRFGTLSEGERKRTLIARALMTDPELLLLDEPAAGLDLGGREDLVRRLGRLARDPIAPSMIMVTHHVEEIAPGFTHVLMIRQGKVLAAGPIELELTSRNLSRCFGLPLVVEQVGDRWTAQGLPLS, from the coding sequence ATGAGCGATGTTCTGGAGCTTCAGGACGTATCCGTGGTCCGCGAGGGCCGGGCTCTCGTGGACCAGGTCTCCTGGTCGGTGAAGGAGGGCGAGCGCTGGGTCATCCTCGGACCCAACGGCGCCGGCAAGACCACCCTCCTGAACGTCGCCTCCAGCTACCTCTTCCCCAGCAAGGGCACCGCCACCATCCTCGGCGACACCCTCGGCAAGGTCGACGTCTTCGAGCTGCGCCCCCGCATCGGCATGGCCGGCATCGCCCTGGCCGAGAAGCTCCCCAAGCGCCAGACGGTCCTGGAGACGGTCCTCACGGCCGCGTACGGCATGACGGCCCACTGGCAGGAGGAGTACGACGAGGTCGACGAGCAGCGCGCCCGCGCCTTCCTCGACCGCCTCGGCATGAGCGACTTCCTCGACCGCCGCTTCGGCACCCTCTCCGAGGGCGAGCGCAAGCGCACCCTGATCGCCCGCGCCCTGATGACCGACCCCGAGCTGCTCCTGCTCGACGAGCCCGCCGCCGGCCTCGACCTCGGCGGCCGCGAGGACCTGGTCCGCCGCCTCGGCCGGCTCGCCCGCGACCCCATCGCCCCCTCGATGATCATGGTCACGCACCACGTCGAGGAGATCGCCCCCGGCTTCACCCACGTCCTGATGATCCGCCAGGGCAAGGTCCTCGCCGCCGGCCCCATCGAGCTGGAACTGACCTCCCGCAACCTCTCCCGCTGCTTCGGCCTGCCGCTCGTCGTCGAGCAGGTCGGCGACCGCTGGACCGCCCAGGGCCTGCCCCTGTCCTGA
- a CDS encoding ABC transporter ATP-binding protein/permease, whose translation MPELVLESNGRTWTLDPSRPYTLGRDPQGDIVFEDARVSWRHATVSFNGRSWVIEDHGSTNGTFVQGRRIQQMEIGPGASLHLGNATDGPRLNLTGAAARHPQPAPYAAQGAAGQAAGAPGWAQQAAAPQQAAPQQAVPHQAPAQPQAQQPGWQQQAPAFPQQAGPGDQYAQKTPGGGAGAPPVYGDRSPTTFHQFSIGRVMRIGRALENDLVVSDLQVSRHHAEFHATPDGRLEIRDLGSHNGTYVNGQPIPKGGSVQLGPADIVGVGHSAFRIVGDRLEEFVDTGEVSFSARHLTVTVDGGKQILKDVSFGVPEKSLIAVIGPSGSGKSTLLKALTGYRPANQGEVLYDNRNLYKQFAELRQRIGLVPQDDILHKELSVKKALKYAAKLRFPADTTAAERDARIDEVLRELKLDIHKDKKVTSLSGGQRKRVSVALELLTKPSLIFLDEPTSGLDPGMDRDVMQLLRGLADDGRTVLVVTHSVAELALCDKLLVMAPGGAVAYFGPPEEALNFFGYDSWADVFSAFENYRDYDWAGRWKGSQHYQMYAADVDAVAPQSVPMPPPQAMKPPKPQSWGSQLMTLIRRYVSVIVSDKGFLALTVILPAVLGSVSLLIDHNRGLLVNEAINPRTGQHIPNGTATTVLLILAVGACFAGAANSVRELIKERVIYERERATGLSRSAYLMSKVVVLGVVTVLQGLMVGVIGFSPREIPDQGLVLGGNTLLELCLPVMALGFTSMMVGLVISSLVKTAEKTMPLLVMFAIIQVVFTGCLFTLHGTLGVNEFSYLMPSRWAVAAAGATLDFNNIAPNTDDPGSTDPLWNHTAGAWGLDMVALIALGVVCGFLVARFLRRHEPEVMRK comes from the coding sequence GTGCCGGAACTCGTACTGGAATCAAACGGACGGACCTGGACGCTGGACCCGTCCAGGCCCTACACCCTCGGCCGCGATCCGCAGGGTGACATCGTCTTCGAGGACGCCAGGGTGTCCTGGCGGCACGCCACGGTCAGCTTCAACGGCCGCAGTTGGGTCATCGAGGACCATGGCAGCACCAACGGCACGTTCGTGCAGGGCCGGCGGATCCAGCAGATGGAGATCGGGCCGGGCGCCTCGCTGCATCTCGGCAACGCGACCGACGGACCGCGGCTGAATCTGACCGGGGCCGCGGCCCGCCACCCGCAGCCGGCGCCGTACGCCGCACAGGGGGCCGCAGGCCAGGCGGCCGGCGCACCGGGCTGGGCCCAGCAGGCCGCCGCTCCACAGCAGGCGGCCCCGCAGCAGGCCGTACCACACCAGGCGCCCGCGCAGCCGCAGGCCCAGCAGCCGGGCTGGCAGCAGCAGGCGCCCGCGTTCCCGCAGCAGGCGGGGCCCGGCGACCAGTACGCGCAGAAGACACCCGGTGGTGGCGCGGGGGCGCCGCCGGTCTACGGCGACCGCAGCCCGACCACCTTCCACCAGTTCTCCATCGGCCGCGTGATGCGCATCGGCCGTGCCCTGGAGAACGACCTGGTCGTCTCCGACCTGCAGGTCTCGCGGCACCACGCCGAGTTCCACGCCACGCCCGACGGCCGGCTGGAGATCCGCGACCTCGGCTCGCACAACGGCACCTACGTCAACGGCCAGCCGATCCCCAAGGGCGGCTCGGTGCAGCTGGGCCCGGCCGACATCGTCGGCGTCGGCCACTCCGCCTTCCGGATCGTCGGCGACCGGCTCGAGGAGTTCGTCGACACCGGTGAGGTCTCCTTCTCCGCGCGCCATCTGACCGTCACGGTCGACGGCGGCAAGCAGATCCTGAAGGACGTCTCCTTCGGCGTCCCGGAGAAGTCCCTGATCGCGGTCATCGGCCCGTCCGGCTCCGGCAAGTCCACTCTGCTGAAGGCGCTCACCGGCTACCGGCCCGCCAACCAGGGCGAGGTGCTGTACGACAATCGCAACCTGTACAAGCAGTTCGCCGAGCTGCGCCAGCGCATCGGTCTGGTCCCGCAGGACGACATCCTGCACAAGGAGCTGAGCGTCAAGAAGGCCCTGAAGTACGCGGCCAAGCTGCGCTTCCCGGCCGACACCACCGCCGCCGAGCGCGACGCGCGCATCGACGAGGTGCTGCGCGAGCTCAAGCTGGACATCCACAAGGACAAGAAGGTCACCTCCCTGTCCGGCGGCCAGCGCAAGCGCGTCTCGGTGGCCCTCGAGCTGCTCACCAAGCCGTCGCTGATCTTCCTGGACGAGCCGACCTCGGGTCTCGACCCGGGCATGGACCGCGATGTCATGCAGCTGCTGCGCGGCCTCGCCGACGACGGCCGTACGGTGCTCGTGGTCACCCACTCGGTGGCCGAGCTGGCGCTGTGCGACAAGCTGCTGGTGATGGCGCCGGGCGGAGCCGTCGCCTACTTCGGCCCGCCGGAGGAGGCGCTGAACTTCTTCGGCTACGACAGCTGGGCCGACGTCTTCTCCGCCTTCGAGAACTACCGCGACTACGACTGGGCGGGCCGCTGGAAGGGCTCGCAGCACTACCAGATGTACGCCGCGGACGTGGACGCGGTGGCCCCGCAGTCCGTACCGATGCCTCCGCCGCAGGCCATGAAGCCGCCCAAGCCGCAGTCCTGGGGTTCGCAGCTGATGACCCTGATCCGGCGCTATGTGTCGGTCATCGTCTCCGACAAGGGCTTCCTCGCGCTGACGGTGATCCTCCCGGCGGTGCTCGGCTCGGTCAGCCTGCTGATCGACCACAACCGCGGCCTGCTGGTCAACGAGGCGATCAACCCCAGGACCGGCCAGCACATCCCCAACGGCACGGCCACCACCGTGCTGCTGATCCTCGCCGTCGGCGCGTGTTTCGCGGGCGCCGCGAACTCGGTCCGTGAGCTGATCAAGGAACGGGTGATCTACGAGCGGGAGCGCGCGACCGGCCTGTCCCGGTCGGCGTATCTGATGTCCAAGGTGGTCGTGCTCGGCGTCGTCACGGTGCTCCAGGGCCTGATGGTCGGCGTGATCGGCTTCTCGCCCCGCGAGATCCCGGACCAGGGGCTCGTCCTCGGCGGCAACACCCTCCTCGAGCTGTGCCTGCCGGTCATGGCGCTCGGCTTCACCTCGATGATGGTCGGCCTGGTGATCTCCTCGCTGGTGAAGACCGCGGAGAAGACCATGCCGCTGCTGGTGATGTTCGCGATCATCCAGGTCGTCTTCACCGGCTGCCTGTTCACCCTGCACGGCACGCTCGGGGTCAACGAGTTCTCGTACCTGATGCCGTCGCGCTGGGCGGTGGCCGCCGCCGGCGCCACGCTCGACTTCAACAACATCGCCCCGAACACCGACGACCCGGGCAGCACCGACCCGCTGTGGAACCACACCGCCGGGGCCTGGGGCCTGGACATGGTCGCGCTGATCGCGCTCGGCGTGGTCTGCGGCTTCCTCGTGGCCCGATTCCTGCGGCGCCACGAGCCGGAGGTCATGCGCAAGTAG
- a CDS encoding SDR family NAD(P)-dependent oxidoreductase, which produces MPVGIVTGASKGLGRALAEALAARGWDLVLDARGAGALKEAAHSVAGHGTRVEALAGDVTDAGHRAALVAAARELGGVDLLVSNASALGAEPLMRLAELPVEGLRRALEVNVVAALGLVREALPLLRESPAGTVIAVSSDAAAEAYETWGGYGASKAALDQLAAVLGVEEPGLRVWAVDPGDMATELYAAAVPGDDDPRPAPATVVPAFLRLLDERPASGRYTAPALLEKR; this is translated from the coding sequence ATGCCGGTAGGGATCGTCACGGGGGCTTCGAAGGGCCTGGGGCGGGCGCTCGCCGAGGCGCTGGCCGCGCGGGGCTGGGATCTGGTGCTGGACGCGCGGGGCGCCGGCGCTCTCAAGGAGGCGGCGCACAGCGTGGCGGGGCACGGCACGCGTGTGGAGGCGCTGGCGGGTGATGTGACGGACGCCGGGCACCGGGCCGCGCTGGTGGCGGCCGCGCGCGAGCTGGGCGGTGTCGATCTGCTGGTCAGCAACGCGAGCGCGCTGGGCGCCGAGCCGCTGATGCGGCTGGCGGAGCTGCCGGTGGAGGGGCTGCGGCGGGCGCTGGAGGTGAACGTGGTGGCGGCGCTGGGCCTGGTCCGTGAGGCGCTGCCGCTGCTGCGGGAGTCGCCGGCCGGGACGGTGATCGCCGTCAGCTCGGACGCGGCGGCCGAGGCGTACGAGACGTGGGGCGGCTACGGCGCCTCGAAGGCGGCCCTGGACCAGCTCGCGGCGGTGCTGGGCGTGGAGGAGCCCGGCCTGCGGGTGTGGGCGGTGGATCCCGGGGACATGGCGACGGAGCTGTACGCGGCGGCCGTGCCCGGTGACGACGATCCGCGGCCGGCGCCCGCCACGGTCGTACCGGCCTTCCTGCGGCTGCTGGACGAGCGGCCGGCCAGCGGGCGGTACACGGCGCCGGCGCTGCTGGAGAAGCGGTGA
- a CDS encoding GAF domain-containing sensor histidine kinase, protein MSQGPRSGLAAVSSALLAMSRHLEVRDVLKTIVASARELLDAQYAALGVPDDHGGFAQFVVDGVSDEQWRAIGPLPRQHGILAAMLREAKVERLADVRKDPRFEGWPGAHPDLADFLGLPIKDGEEVIGALFLANKRCPKPEGSCGFTEEDEELLAILAQHAAIALTNARLYERSRELTIAEERSRLAHELHDAVSQKLFSLRLTAQAAVALVDRDPARAKGELHQVAALAAEAADELRAAVVELRPAALDEDGLVATLRTQTQVLDRAHSARVTFTSSGFRALPAAQEEAMLRVAQEALHNALRHSGAEHVEVSVGRRGCGAVLRVTDDGSGFDPGAVRRAGRHLGLVSMRDRASGVGGTLTVESAPGKGTTIEMEVPGG, encoded by the coding sequence ATGAGTCAAGGCCCCCGGTCCGGCCTGGCAGCGGTGAGTTCCGCGCTGCTGGCCATGAGCAGGCATCTGGAGGTGCGCGACGTCCTCAAGACGATCGTCGCCTCCGCCCGCGAGCTGCTCGACGCCCAGTACGCCGCCCTCGGCGTCCCCGACGACCACGGCGGCTTCGCCCAGTTCGTCGTGGACGGCGTCAGCGACGAGCAGTGGCGCGCCATCGGACCGCTCCCGCGCCAGCACGGCATCCTCGCCGCGATGCTGCGCGAGGCGAAGGTCGAGCGCCTCGCCGACGTGCGCAAGGACCCCCGCTTCGAGGGCTGGCCGGGCGCCCATCCCGACCTGGCGGACTTCCTGGGCCTGCCGATCAAGGACGGCGAGGAGGTCATCGGGGCGCTGTTCCTCGCCAACAAGCGCTGCCCCAAGCCGGAGGGAAGCTGCGGCTTCACCGAGGAGGACGAGGAACTGCTCGCCATCCTCGCCCAGCACGCCGCCATCGCCCTGACCAACGCCCGCCTCTACGAACGCAGCCGCGAACTGACCATCGCCGAGGAACGCTCCCGCCTCGCCCACGAACTGCACGACGCCGTCAGCCAGAAGCTGTTCTCCCTGCGCCTGACCGCCCAGGCCGCCGTGGCCCTCGTCGACCGCGACCCCGCCCGCGCCAAGGGCGAGCTGCACCAGGTCGCCGCGCTCGCCGCCGAGGCCGCCGACGAACTGCGCGCCGCCGTCGTGGAGTTGCGCCCCGCCGCACTGGACGAGGACGGCCTGGTCGCCACCTTGCGCACCCAGACCCAGGTCCTCGACCGGGCCCACAGCGCGCGCGTGACCTTCACCAGCAGCGGCTTCCGCGCCCTGCCCGCCGCCCAGGAGGAGGCCATGCTCAGGGTCGCCCAGGAGGCTCTGCACAACGCACTGCGCCACTCCGGCGCCGAACACGTCGAGGTGAGCGTCGGGCGGCGCGGCTGCGGAGCCGTGCTCCGCGTCACCGACGACGGCAGCGGCTTCGACCCCGGCGCGGTCCGCCGCGCCGGACGGCATCTGGGCCTGGTCTCGATGCGGGACCGCGCGAGCGGGGTCGGCGGCACGCTGACCGTGGAATCGGCGCCCGGCAAGGGCACCACGATCGAGATGGAGGTGCCCGGTGGCTGA